The following DNA comes from Chitinophaga nivalis.
GTTACTTCTCTTGAAGTATTTGATGCAGCTGGTGAAATGATTGTACAGTTTTTCGGAAAGCGTAAACCGGGTATTCCTGAGCTGCCGGAGTGGCGTAATTTATTGAAACAGTTATAGTTAACAGGTCTGCATTATTTTTTCCGGATTCGATCTGTATTTTAATTCCGGCGCTGCTATTTTTGCCTTGCAATTTTAAAGAACTCCGCCCGCAGACTATACCCAATAAAAACAAATAACTTATTAACGTCAGTTATTGACAACAGCGCCGCTTCCGGGCGGAGGCAAGGCATGTTATGCATATAACTATAACGAATATACGAAAATATGAGGCCTCTTTATGTAGCTATTCAACCAATACTGGCAGTTGCTTTTTGTATACTGGTATTGGGCGCCTGTAAAAAGACAACGGACGCTCCTGCCCTGCCGGAAAACCGTATCCTGGAGTTTGCAGTCACCAACGTACAGGACGGTCCCTTATTGGGAGCAGTGAATGATAAAAATGCCACCATTACGTTATATGTTCCTTATTATTCCGGTCTACTTTCTTTGTTGCCGGAAATAAAAGTACCGGCAGGTGCTACGGTTACACCGGCCAGCAACACCCTGGTAGAAAACTGGCCGCTGAAAGCAGCCATGGACAGTGCTATTACCTATACCGTACGTGCCAAAGACGGTAGTTCCTATACCTATCAACTGATTATCAACGGGCAGCAACCGGATATACAGGCTAATGAATTTTCAGAGAAATCAGATGCGCCGGTGGTACTGACCCATTATCCCAAACAGGAAAATGTAGTAGTGACTATTCAGGGCGATAACCTGATCCCGAATGCCAAAGTTACTTTTGTCACCCTCGTCAATGAAGCAGGGAAAGGTTATCCGTTGACTACCCTCACCAATGCGCCTTTGGGTTTTACTACTTTTTCCGGAGCCATTCCACCAGATCCGGCAGCATTGCCATCCGGTAAATACAGTATCCGTGTCACCTCTTTCAGTAAAACAGTGAAACTGAAAAACCCTGTGATCATTCAACAGATAACCAGATAATGTTCATCCAAAATGTCTGTGACGGCTTGTAACCTTAACAGCAATTCATCATATCATAAACTCCTTGAAAACATGACTTATTTACTCAGAAAAATAGCAGCTGTCGCATTGATTGCCATGATAGCCACTTCCTGTCAGAAAGAGAATGCCGTACAACCACTGGACGGAACCGCTTCCAACGCCCTGGCGCAAGGTCAGGTTGCTAAAAATGGTTCCCTGCTGGCACGTGCCATTGGTGTAGGTGATATCGCACAGGTTAGAAACCTGAAAAGCGATAGCATCATTCCACCGGCATCTCCGGCTCCTTTTTACTACAGCCTGAGCACCGAATCAAAAGTATCAGCCGTGAGCGCCTCCCGTGCCCTGTTGCTGAACGGATATTTTAATGCGGATGTGAATGGAGTGAACGGTTTTACCCTGGGATATATTGATGCAGCTACCTTAGCGTATGGCAGCATCACTGCTGCAAACGCAGTAGCTAACCTCACAGCGGCGCCAAACAATAAACTGGGTTATAATTCAGCCACAGCAGGTTGGTATAACTATTTCTTCAACGATAATCACAAAGTATTACCAGTTGTGGGCAGAACATTGATTGCCTACAAAGTTTCCGGTGCTACTGTCACTGAAATCTATAAAATTAAAATGCTGAGCATTTATAAAGATATGCCGGCTAACCCGACAGGAACGGAGCCAATCCCTTATCTGTCATTTGATTACCAGCGCCTGCAATAAAAAAAGTACCGGCACTTGTAATGTGTGCGCACCCTCGGAAAGTGCAACATAAAACAGGCCGGTACAGGCATTTTGGATAAAATTACTATACAATGAACATATTCAGAAAATATATTCTTCCGTGCGCAGCTGTTCTATTCCTGACAGCTGCCTTTTTACTACAGGCCTGTACGAAAGAAACAGCAAAATTACCTTATACGCAGCTGGAATCATTTACGATTGCCGATGCTGCCGGTAAGCCGCTGTCGGCAGCCATCACGGGCCAGGATATTGTTATCTACTGGCCTTATGAGCAGACGATGCCGGCTACTATTACCCCGCAGCTGACGGTGACGGATAAAGCCACAGTGGCCCCGGCTTCCGGTGTAGCTGTACCCTTTGTTGCCGGTACTTCCTTTACGGTTACCGCCGAAAACGGAACAACCACGCAATATCATCTTAAAATAGTCTCCAGTCAGCCACAACCTGTTATCAATCTGCCAGCCGGCAGCTTTATCAATACTTTCCCTGGCAGTCCCGGCCGCCTCAGCGCCTATTACCTGCTGCCTGACGCTGTACGTACGAAGTTGTCTTTCATCAGTACCAAAGGAGATAAGATTCCTTTAAGAATAGATTCTATCCGCAGAGACATGGTATACTATACTACACCTGCTACCCTGGACACAGGTATGTATAAGCTGATGGTACAATCAGGCAACCATACCGTTAACCCGGCTACGATGTTTTTATATATGGGAGAAGCACCTGAACTAGACACTTACGGCGACCTGCGTATAAAGAAAGGACAAACCTTTACGCTGAAAGGACAACGTATTAAAACCATTAAAACCGCACAATTGCTGGCAAACGGTGACCTGGGGCCTTCCCTGGAAGTAGTAGGATCTACTGCTACCACCGTAACCCTGCGTGTACCGGATAATATGCCAGCAGGTACCTACGATGGTATTTTCCTGGGATACCGGTTTTATTTGATTGAAGATGTATTCGGGGCGGAAAGTCCGATTGTAGTAGAGTGAAATTGATTTTAACAAAAGCCCGAAATATTTAAATAATGCGTATCGATCAACTTTTATTCACCTGTTTATTGTGTATGGGGAGTTTCCCGGCACTGGCACAGCAGGATAGCAGCCACGTACCCCGCAACCTGAAAGGGGTAGAGGTGACTGCGGCCAGAACGGAAACGGAAAGCCTGGTGAATAAAGCGGCTATGCCGGTAACGGTTATCAGCCGTAAAACGATTGCCATGATGGGAAGCCGCCGCCTGGATGAAGTGCTGCGTGAACAAACCGGCCTGGCTATCGTCAACGACATCAAAGGTGGTGGAAGAGCAGTGGGACTGCAGATGCAGGGATTCAGTTCTGCCTACACCATGATCCTGATAGACGGACAACCCATGGTAGGGCGGAATGCCGGCGATTTTGACCTTTCCCGTATAACCGTTTCCGATATAGAACGGATTGAAATTATTAAAGGCGCTTCTTCCAGTCTGTTTGGAAGTGAAGCACTGGCAGGTGTCATTAATATTATTACCCGTCAGGGCATCAAAACGCCGCAGGCGCTGGCAGCGATCCGGTATGGTTCCCTGAATAATACGGATGCTACCCTGGAAGGGGAAACGCCTATCCATAAAGGGAAAGGATCTGCCTACCTGTCTGCCAACTATTATCATACAGATGGTTTCAGTGTAAACCCCTATCTCACCCGGGGAACCACTGCACCACCCTACAATAGCTTTTCTTTGCAAGGCCGCGCCAGATACGCCATCAGCCCGGCCAGTACATTGAGTCTCACCGGGCGTTATGCGGATCGCCGTTCCGTGACAGAAAACAGTTATGGAAAAGGCGCTACCCATACCAGCAAAGATGTACTGAAAGAAGGAGACATGAATATTTCGGTACTCCTGCACAACAACTTCAAAGGCGGTACCCGCCTCAGTACCCAATACTATCTGACCAGGTATACTTCTGATCAGCAAACTACCCTGCCGGATGCGGGAGGCGTGGTAAACAGCCAGAGCATTTTTACCCAGTACCTGCACCGGGCAGAAGTACGGGCCGCACGGGAACTGGGCCGCCAATGGTCGCTGACAGCCGGCGCCGGCGCTACTTTGGAAACCATGAATAACGTGAACTACCGGGAAGCAGGTAATATGAACGGGCTGTTTGCCTATACACAGGCCGACTGGAAGCCACACGAAAAATTCAATGCACTGGCAGGCCTGCGGTATGACCACCACAATACTTACGGCGGCCGCTTAAATCCCAGCGCCGGACTGCGCTACTCCCCTTTGCCGCAGTTAACACTGAAAGCCTCACTGGGTACCGGGTTCAAAACACCGGATTTTAAAGAACGCTACCAGGTATTCACCAACCTGCAACAAGGATATACCGTACTGGGCGCCGCTGTAATGGAAGACGCCCTGAAAGAAATGCAGGCCAGCGGACAAATCAGCGAAATAAGACCTGTGGCAGACCGGATCGGCAAAAACCTGCAACCAGAAACTTCCGTCTCTTATAACGTAGGCGTCACCGTTAGTCTTCCTGCCAATATTAAGCTGGATGTAAATGCATTTTATCACGATGTTCATAACCTGATCAACACCATACAGGTGGCTACCAAAACCAATTACCAGCAGGTATTTTCCTATATGAACCTGAATCGTTCCTATATGAAAGGACTGGAAGCCAGTTTGCTGTGGAAACCGTTTACAGGTATGGATGTGAGTATCGGATATCAGCTGTTGTATGCCAAGGACCGCGGTGTGATTGATTCCATTAATGCCGGCGCCTATCCTTACAGAACCGTGCGCAATAACAATACCGGTGAATCCGGAAAAGCAGTAGCGTCCGATTACTTCGGTCTCGAAAACCGTTCCCGGCATATGTTGAACCTGCGGGTGTTTTATGAATATGAACCCCTGGGTATTACGGCCAGCTGCCGGGTGAACTACCGCGGTAAATATGGTTTTGATGATGCCAATGGAAACCGGTTCATTGATAAGTATGATACCTATGTGGAAGGCTACTATCTTTTGTATGCCTCCCTCGAAAAAAAATTATTCAACAAACATTTATCCATACAGGTGACAGCTGATAACCTGTTGAACTATACAGATATGCTGATGCCTGCGCAACCTGGCCGTATTATTATGGGTGGGCTTACCTGGCGTTTTTTTAAAGACATTAAAAAATAATCACCATGCGTTTAAATTATGGCATTATCGTGTTGCTGCTGGCAGGTATGACTGCCTGTAAAAAAGACAATAACGAAGTTAAAAATACACGTTCCTACGAAGATGGTAAGAGTACGGTCATCTATGATATGGCCGGCGATACCCGTGCTTCTGTAGGCGGGGGCATCGACGACAAGGAGAAAAGACCTTTCAAGCCTTTTCTGTTCAGTTTTAAAACCGGTAAACAATCATGGGATACTTCGGCGGCCAACCTGAAAAGCAACAGCTGGGATGTGGCTTTTACGGAGTTGTATAATGCCATGGTAGTGGTCAATAATGGCAAAAACAGCAAGAGCCCCGGTAATGGTGGCAATGGTGTAGGTGAAATCGTTTTTTATGACCAGCCTTATGCCACTTTAACCACAGCACCGGACGATGAATATTTCAAGGCCCACAATATGGTGAGTACAGGCTGGGATGGTTATCCGTTGCCTTCGAACCGGGGCTGGTACTTTTATAGTTTAACCACGCACCTGGCCCGCCCTATCCCCAACCGCACTTTTGTAATACGCACCGCAGATGGGCAGTTTGCCAAACTGGAACTGATCAGCATGTACAAAGGCAATCCGCCTACGGTAACAGACCTGTTATGGCCGGCGCCTTATTTTACTTTCCGCTATTTTCTGCAGACCGATGGCAGCAGAAACCTGACAACACCGAACAATTAACCGATCAATCACGCAATAAAAATATCAGATATGAAATGCAGTTTTCCATTAGCCGTTGCCGTTATCATGATGCTGGCGGCCTGCTCGAAAGGGAGTGATGATAAGCCGGAACCGACACCTCCTCCTGTTCCTGCCGGTGAAAATGTAAAAACAGGGGTATATACGATTAACAATATGATGGCGGATACGGCGGCCAATTCTGCCGGCAGCGCTACCACTATTTATTTCAGCCTGGAGCAAAACCGTATCGTACCGGCTTCACAGGCACAAACCAATAACTGGGATGTTGCCTTTACCGGTATCTATAACAGCAGTATTGCGCCTAATAATGGAAAAGCAGCCAATAGCCCAGGCTTTGGCGGACCTGGTAAAGGAGCGGTATACCTGGTACTGGACAACACAATAGAACCGAAATTTTTTGATGCGGCCAACAATAAGCCTACTTCCCTGCCGGTGGCACAAAGCCTGTTTGGTGCTTCTTTCAGCAATATTACTTCGGTAGCCGTCAAAGACGAAGAAATGGTCACCAATGATTACATTGGTCTGGATCACTTTATGGGTACGGGTAATGGGTATGCTTTTTATGATTTCAGCGGCGCGTTGTTTCCGGGCAATCCTAAAAAATCCCATATCGTTTATACTTTTCCCCGCACGGTTATTGTGAAAACAGCGAAAGGTAATTTTGCCAAACTGCAGATAACAAGTGTGTACAAGGATAGTCCGGCAGATCCTACCAGAGATAATAAAACAGGTTATATCAGTTTCCGTTATGCCATACAAATGAATGGTTCCCGGGACCTGAATATCAAATAAAAAATCAATACCATCCATCGCATAAAAGGCGGTAATCGGCTATGACAGGCTGGTTGCCGCTTTTTCAGGTATATATGGCTGTATTCCTAACTATAATGTTTCCCTTTTGCGTAAGTCGTTTTCCTGATTTGATCCACCCGGCAATATTCCACCCTTTACATTTGCAATATGTATTTGATACCCCGGAGTAATTTTGCTATACATGATGCATCTGTTGTTTGTACCACCATTATTACAGTAAAAGAGTGATGAAATAAGTCCTGACAGCGGCCATTCCAATGGCCGCTGGAGGCACAAACCCATTGACTATGTGTAATTACCAGACTTTATACCATGGTACTGCCGGATATGTGATTCGTTGTCCTCATTGTAAAGGAGTACAGCTCGCATTTGGTACCACCGTTGTTAACCTGACGGGTGCGGAGTTTGTTTGCTTTGCGGAGATGGTGTCCCGTCTTGCAGAAGAGAAGACCTTTGAACAGGCCGGCAATGAAAAAATGATTTGTTTGCCATTACCTGCAGACCACGTAATGATGTTACTGACACCTGCAGAAGTGTCCAGGCTGGCGGATATTACCGCAGAGGTACATGGATTGTTGTCCGTCTACGAAATCCTGGATGCACCTTCCCAATATATGGAAGAGGATTGATCCCTGAACTGTTTTTTTGCTGTTGGCAACGGGAGTATCCTCCTGTTGGATGACGCTATTTTTCTACTGTGAGTGTTCCTCAGGTGGGAGTTGGTATGTCTTTTACTGCTGCCTGTAGGTAGAGATGCGATATCCGGTGTGACCGGGTATCGCGTCTTGTTTTTGGGGGTAGCTGTTTTTGCGGTGACCATATGTGGTCCCCGTTGGGGGATAATTGTCTGAACAAATACAGCGCTGGTCTGTTATACGTTACGGATGTTCGTAGGGGAATATCCGCAGGTATCACCAAATGCAGTACGACTTTTCCATTATAAACCACCTCATGTGAAAACCAATATTATCTTTCCGCTGCTGGCTGGAAAGCGTATAGTCTTATGCGTTATATTGATGATCAGCATGCATGTCTATGCGCAGCGTGATACAATAGAGCATGGTAAAGGGCTGACCCGTAACCTCCTGGAAGGTGGCCGTTATAATGGGTTTCTGTTTACCGATGTGAAAGGAATCCGGTTGCAGTTCAATGGCTATGTACAGGCCGATTTTATACATGATTTTATGGAGATAGAGAACCAGCATGCGTTTCAGCCATCTACCATTCCGGTACCCTCCACCACCGATGGCAATACCGCTTTCTCTATCCGTCAGTCGCGGTTTTCATTCAGTGCCTACGGGCAGCCTGATAAAAAAGGGCGTGCCCTGAAAGCCGTGCTGGAGTTTGATCTGTGGGGAAGTACCAGTGGCGCGCCCCGGCTGAGGCATGCGTATATTCAGCATGGTAAATGGACGTTTGGGCAATACTGGAGCAATTTTATGGATGCCGATAACTGGCCTAATATCCTGGATTACTGGGGCCCGAATTCCTATGTCTGGATACGACAGGCACAGCTGCGGTTTACCCAGCAGTTGAAAGACTCTTTTTCCTTTTCCGTAGCGGTGGAACAACCAGGGGCAGATATTAATATTCCGGCTACCTGGAAAGTCCGCACTTTTTATCCGGATGTTTCTGTCGCCTTTCAGAAAAATTTCGGAGAAGATGCCCGCAGTCATATCCGGGTATCGGGCTTGTTTCATCCGTTGGAGTATCGTAACGGTGAGCAGGAAAAACGGCGGGGTATCGGTGGCGCGTTTAATTTCTCCGGAAGTATTACTTTGCAGGGCGATAATGCGGTTAAGTTTCAGTTTGCCTATGGCAATGGCTTTGCCAAATACAGTGAAGACCTGGGTGGACAAGGATTGGATGGTTATGCCGCCATAGACGACAAAAGATTGCGGCAGATCAGTATGCTGGCCACCTGGCTGTATTACGACCATTTCTGGTCGGAGAGCCTGGGCTCAACCATCGGATGGGGTTATCTGAATCTTGATACGGATAAGCTGAACCTGCCGGTCACCTTGCTGAAAGCCACGCATTATAGCTCGTTGAGTATGACTTATTATTTTACAGGCTTTTTCAAGATAGGCGGAGAGGTATTGTACGGAATAAGGAAAAATTCAGATTATAAAACAGGAGATGATATACGGGCACAATTCAGTGCTTTCTTCAAATTCTGATCATCCACATAAAAGTAAAATAATATGAAAAGGATCGTTACCATACTGCTTGTACTGTTATCAGGCGTTGTCACAGGATACGCCCAGCAACGGGAGAAAACGGTCGATTACCAGGCGGTGATCAAAGAAGCATTTGAGTTGTATAAAGATGATAAGAGCGGAAAAAATGCAGACTATATTCCTTTCCTGGCAGCAGTAAATCCGGATATGTACGGTATTGTACTGGCTACCAAAGACGGGAAAATCTACGAGATCGGAGAAACCAAATATGAATTCGGTATTGAATCCATAGAAAAAGTATTCACACTTTGTATGGCCATGGAGCTTTTCGGCGATAGTGTGATCCTGGAAAAAATCGGCGCCGATCAGACCGGACAAGCTTTTAACTCGATACCCGCCATCGAAATGGCCGGCCGGAAACCTGCCAATCCGATGGTGAATGCCGGTGCAATGGCTACTACCAGTTTAATCACAGGTTATTATGGTAAAGCCACGATGTGGGAGAAGATAGATGCCTATTTTGATAAGCTGGCGGGGAGAGACCTGAAAGTGCTGGATGAGCTGTATCAATCAGAAGCGGCTACAAATGTACATAACCAGGCCATCGCCTTGTTGCTGAAATCCTATGGCTATATGTATGATGATCCGCTGGTAGCCTGCGACGTGTATACGAAACAGTGTTCCTATGGCGTCAATACCCGCGATCTGGCCGTGATGGCGGCTGTACTGGCCAATGGCGGTGTTAACCCGCTAACAAAGGAAAGACTGGTGAAAGAAAAGTATGTACCGAAAGTATTGGCTATTATGGGCACGACCGGTTTGTATGAAACCACCGGTACCTGGATGTTTAATGTAGGTTTACCCAGCAAGAGCGGCGTGGGCGGCGGTATTATTTCGGTGGTGCCGGGAAAATATGCGATCGCAGTTTTCGCGCCGCCATTGGATAAAGCCGGTAACAGTGTAAAAGCACAGAAAGCGATCGGGTATATTGCAGAGAAGCTGCAGGCGAATGTGTACCTGGGCAAATAAACAGGCTGTTTCAGTACAGCATCATGGTGAATAGTATATGGTTGTTTCCGTTACTGTTCACCATTTTTTAAATATAGGATTCCCGGGTAATTCGTAAATTCATAAAACAAGTGCTAACCTTAACATGTTTAGAGATATGGATGTAAAAGATTACTACAGGATATTAGGGGTAGACAAAGCAGCAACAGCAGAACAAATCAAGAAAGCCTACCGTAAACTCGCCGTAAAGTATCATCCCGATAAGAATCCCGGGGATAAAGCCGCAGAAGATAAATTCAAAGAAATCAACGAAGCATATGAAGTATTGAGTGATGCAGAGAAGCGGAAAAAATATGATCAGTTTGGGGAGAATTATAAGTATTATGAACAGCATGGCGGCCGGCCGGAGGATTTTGACTGGTCGAAGTATGGAGGTAGCCGGCAGGGACAATCCTATTCCTATCAGGGGAATATGGAAGATATGTTTGGCGGTGAAGGCGGTGAGCAATTTTCTGATTTCTTTGAACAGCTGTTTGGCAGCCGTTTTTCGGGCAGTCAGCGCCGGCAGCAGCAAAAGCCGGGTCGTGGCCGCGATATACAGGCTACCATGGAAGTATCGCTGGAAGATGCCTACAGTGGCGCTACCCGCCAGGTAGAAGTAAACGGCAGCCGGCTCAATATCAAACTCAAACCTGGCTTATCTGAAGGGCAGGTAATCCGCTTAAAAGGCCAGGGCAGCCCGGGGCGTAAAGGTGGTGAAAACGGCGACCTGTTAATTACCATTCAACTGAGCGCACATCCGCAATATGAATTAAGGGGACAGGACATTTATACCAATGTGGCTGTACCGTTGTACACCGCAGTATTGGGCGGTAAATTGCACATACCTACCCCGGGTACGGCACTCAATATGAATATTCCTGCGGGTACCGACAGTGGCAAAATATTCCGGTTAAAAGGTAAAGGCATGCCGGCCTATGATAACAAAGGAGAAGCCGGCGACCTGTATCTGAAATCGATCGTTCATATACCCACCCAACTTTCTGACAAGGAAAAAGAATTGTTTCAGCAACTTTCACAACTAAACGAGAATGGTCATGCTTAAACTTTTTGATTATCTGGAAGAGGTAATGGCAACGGAAAAAATTTCCCAGTTGAAAAACCCGCCGTTACTGTATACTGCCAGCGAGATTATGCAGGAGTTAGGCTATGTGGATAAAGGGATGGAACAGGAACCACTGGACAGAGCCATGCATGCCTGCGCAGCACTGCAGATTCCAGTGGATTTTAATTTCAGAAAAATTTATTGCTTCAAAGATGGCGAGCTGGTAACAGACTGGCAATTGTCTGAACTGGCTACCTATTTGTTTATGATTAACTGCAATCCGCTGAATCCTTTTGTAGCCAAGGCACAGCTGATATTTATGATGAAAGACAGGGTATGAGAGATATTAACAGAACGGGTATTCTCATGGTGGTGATTATGGGAACTACCATGGCGGGTATAGATTCCAGCATTGTTAATATATCCCTGCCCGTTATGAGCAAGCAGTTTAACTGTACGCTCGATGAAATAGAGTGGGTAATTACCGTATACATGCTCAGCTTTTCGGTACTGATGCCCCTGACGAGCTGGCTGAAAAACCGGATCGGATTTTTTAATCTGTATATCGGCGCCATTTCCCTGTTTACCATCGGATCATTGTTGTGTGCATTATCCACCAATCTGGAGTCATTGTTGACGGCCCGCGTTATTCAGGCATTAGGTGGC
Coding sequences within:
- a CDS encoding DcaP family trimeric outer membrane transporter, translating into MKTNIIFPLLAGKRIVLCVILMISMHVYAQRDTIEHGKGLTRNLLEGGRYNGFLFTDVKGIRLQFNGYVQADFIHDFMEIENQHAFQPSTIPVPSTTDGNTAFSIRQSRFSFSAYGQPDKKGRALKAVLEFDLWGSTSGAPRLRHAYIQHGKWTFGQYWSNFMDADNWPNILDYWGPNSYVWIRQAQLRFTQQLKDSFSFSVAVEQPGADINIPATWKVRTFYPDVSVAFQKNFGEDARSHIRVSGLFHPLEYRNGEQEKRRGIGGAFNFSGSITLQGDNAVKFQFAYGNGFAKYSEDLGGQGLDGYAAIDDKRLRQISMLATWLYYDHFWSESLGSTIGWGYLNLDTDKLNLPVTLLKATHYSSLSMTYYFTGFFKIGGEVLYGIRKNSDYKTGDDIRAQFSAFFKF
- a CDS encoding J domain-containing protein, coding for MFRDMDVKDYYRILGVDKAATAEQIKKAYRKLAVKYHPDKNPGDKAAEDKFKEINEAYEVLSDAEKRKKYDQFGENYKYYEQHGGRPEDFDWSKYGGSRQGQSYSYQGNMEDMFGGEGGEQFSDFFEQLFGSRFSGSQRRQQQKPGRGRDIQATMEVSLEDAYSGATRQVEVNGSRLNIKLKPGLSEGQVIRLKGQGSPGRKGGENGDLLITIQLSAHPQYELRGQDIYTNVAVPLYTAVLGGKLHIPTPGTALNMNIPAGTDSGKIFRLKGKGMPAYDNKGEAGDLYLKSIVHIPTQLSDKEKELFQQLSQLNENGHA
- the glsA gene encoding glutaminase A gives rise to the protein MKRIVTILLVLLSGVVTGYAQQREKTVDYQAVIKEAFELYKDDKSGKNADYIPFLAAVNPDMYGIVLATKDGKIYEIGETKYEFGIESIEKVFTLCMAMELFGDSVILEKIGADQTGQAFNSIPAIEMAGRKPANPMVNAGAMATTSLITGYYGKATMWEKIDAYFDKLAGRDLKVLDELYQSEAATNVHNQAIALLLKSYGYMYDDPLVACDVYTKQCSYGVNTRDLAVMAAVLANGGVNPLTKERLVKEKYVPKVLAIMGTTGLYETTGTWMFNVGLPSKSGVGGGIISVVPGKYAIAVFAPPLDKAGNSVKAQKAIGYIAEKLQANVYLGK
- a CDS encoding DUF6686 family protein — its product is MCNYQTLYHGTAGYVIRCPHCKGVQLAFGTTVVNLTGAEFVCFAEMVSRLAEEKTFEQAGNEKMICLPLPADHVMMLLTPAEVSRLADITAEVHGLLSVYEILDAPSQYMEED
- a CDS encoding HmuY family protein, producing the protein MRLNYGIIVLLLAGMTACKKDNNEVKNTRSYEDGKSTVIYDMAGDTRASVGGGIDDKEKRPFKPFLFSFKTGKQSWDTSAANLKSNSWDVAFTELYNAMVVVNNGKNSKSPGNGGNGVGEIVFYDQPYATLTTAPDDEYFKAHNMVSTGWDGYPLPSNRGWYFYSLTTHLARPIPNRTFVIRTADGQFAKLELISMYKGNPPTVTDLLWPAPYFTFRYFLQTDGSRNLTTPNN
- a CDS encoding TonB-dependent receptor plug domain-containing protein; translated protein: MRIDQLLFTCLLCMGSFPALAQQDSSHVPRNLKGVEVTAARTETESLVNKAAMPVTVISRKTIAMMGSRRLDEVLREQTGLAIVNDIKGGGRAVGLQMQGFSSAYTMILIDGQPMVGRNAGDFDLSRITVSDIERIEIIKGASSSLFGSEALAGVINIITRQGIKTPQALAAIRYGSLNNTDATLEGETPIHKGKGSAYLSANYYHTDGFSVNPYLTRGTTAPPYNSFSLQGRARYAISPASTLSLTGRYADRRSVTENSYGKGATHTSKDVLKEGDMNISVLLHNNFKGGTRLSTQYYLTRYTSDQQTTLPDAGGVVNSQSIFTQYLHRAEVRAARELGRQWSLTAGAGATLETMNNVNYREAGNMNGLFAYTQADWKPHEKFNALAGLRYDHHNTYGGRLNPSAGLRYSPLPQLTLKASLGTGFKTPDFKERYQVFTNLQQGYTVLGAAVMEDALKEMQASGQISEIRPVADRIGKNLQPETSVSYNVGVTVSLPANIKLDVNAFYHDVHNLINTIQVATKTNYQQVFSYMNLNRSYMKGLEASLLWKPFTGMDVSIGYQLLYAKDRGVIDSINAGAYPYRTVRNNNTGESGKAVASDYFGLENRSRHMLNLRVFYEYEPLGITASCRVNYRGKYGFDDANGNRFIDKYDTYVEGYYLLYASLEKKLFNKHLSIQVTADNLLNYTDMLMPAQPGRIIMGGLTWRFFKDIKK
- a CDS encoding HmuY family protein; the encoded protein is MKCSFPLAVAVIMMLAACSKGSDDKPEPTPPPVPAGENVKTGVYTINNMMADTAANSAGSATTIYFSLEQNRIVPASQAQTNNWDVAFTGIYNSSIAPNNGKAANSPGFGGPGKGAVYLVLDNTIEPKFFDAANNKPTSLPVAQSLFGASFSNITSVAVKDEEMVTNDYIGLDHFMGTGNGYAFYDFSGALFPGNPKKSHIVYTFPRTVIVKTAKGNFAKLQITSVYKDSPADPTRDNKTGYISFRYAIQMNGSRDLNIK